The nucleotide sequence GGGGCCGCTCATGGCCGGCTGGGCGCTGATGTTGCTGGCGATGATGCCGCCGCTGCTCGCCGCGCCCTTGATGCACGTCTGGCGCTCGAGCCTGCCGCAACGCCGCCAAGGGTCGCTGGCGCTGTTCCTGATCGGCTATTGCGCGGTGTGGATGGCTGCCGGGTCGCCGCTGATCGTGCTCGCCGTGACGCTGCACATGCTGCTGGGCGGCGTCAGCCTGTGGGTGACCTTTTCGCTCGTGGTTGTGGCGCTGCTCTGGAGCGCCTCTCCGTGGCAGCGGGCGGCGCTCAACCGCGGTCACCGCCTGCAGCGGATCAGCCTGTTCGGCTGGGCTTGGGGGCGGGATTGCGCGCGGTTCGGTGTGGTCCACGCGCTGTGGTGCGTGGCCTCCTGCTGGCCTTGGATGCTGGCGGCCGCAAGCGCGGAGGATTGGCATCTTGCGTTCATGATAGCGGCCGGCGCGATCATGCTCGGCGAGCGCCTGGCGCCCGCGGAGCCGCCACGCTGGCGCTGGCCCGTGCTGATCCTGGCGCTCGATCCGCGCCCCGCTTGGGCGCCGCTGCAGGACCTGCTCCGCCATGGGTAGACGCGCATGTCTTG is from Bradyrhizobium sp. ORS 285 and encodes:
- a CDS encoding DUF2182 domain-containing protein; this translates as MRRAAILRSFARPPWWALFAAAGCGLLLSTYGTATATVPLLCRSSAISELTATNAADAVALAIALNPPGPLMAGWALMLLAMMPPLLAAPLMHVWRSSLPQRRQGSLALFLIGYCAVWMAAGSPLIVLAVTLHMLLGGVSLWVTFSLVVVALLWSASPWQRAALNRGHRLQRISLFGWAWGRDCARFGVVHALWCVASCWPWMLAAASAEDWHLAFMIAAGAIMLGERLAPAEPPRWRWPVLILALDPRPAWAPLQDLLRHG